A genomic region of Candidatus Eisenbacteria bacterium contains the following coding sequences:
- a CDS encoding GAF domain-containing protein — protein sequence MTVDQLLAHLRELSASGADFDRLLETAVQELSRMDPRFHWTGIYELFSDNVLRLGPYVGSPTDHVFIGVGNGVCGTAVAEKRNLNIPDVREISNYLACSAETRSELVVLIRTGDRIHAQIDIDSHQVGAFNDDAVAMVQRVADWLAKAYEARGRAPLDE from the coding sequence ATGACGGTCGATCAGCTTCTGGCCCACCTACGTGAACTCTCCGCGAGCGGCGCGGACTTCGATCGTCTTCTCGAGACCGCGGTCCAGGAGCTGAGCCGCATGGATCCCCGGTTCCACTGGACCGGCATCTACGAGCTCTTCTCGGACAATGTCCTTCGCCTCGGCCCCTACGTCGGCTCTCCCACGGACCACGTCTTCATCGGCGTCGGAAACGGCGTCTGCGGCACCGCGGTCGCCGAGAAACGAAATCTGAACATCCCCGACGTTCGGGAGATCTCGAACTACCTGGCCTGCAGTGCCGAGACGCGGTCCGAGCTCGTCGTGCTGATCCGCACCGGCGATCGGATACACGCCCAGATCGACATCGACAGCCACCAGGTCGGCGCCTTCAACGACGACGCCGTTGCGATGGTCCAGCGCGTGGCGGACTGGCTGGCGAAGGCGTACGAGGCGCGCGGCCGCGCGCCCCTGGACGAATAA
- a CDS encoding type 1 glutamine amidotransferase, which translates to MSRVSVLLHADPETPGLIAEILDRRCIEMETIRGYAGERIPASMEGRDALVVMGGPMGVYDQGRLPFLRDEIGLIGDAVRSGKPVLGVCLGSELLAAALGAKVEPARKEIGWYSVTLTDAAAHDPIWRDVDQEIAVFHWHGDAFELPRGAVPLASSALTPHQAFRHGRASYGLLFHMEMDEAMVRAMVESFGEELREAGADGDRILAQAPSAVREMRRVGSIVFDRWVDRIGGDD; encoded by the coding sequence GTGTCGAGAGTGTCCGTCCTGCTCCATGCGGATCCTGAGACGCCGGGCCTGATCGCGGAGATTCTCGATCGGCGGTGCATCGAGATGGAAACCATTCGCGGATACGCCGGGGAGCGGATCCCGGCCTCCATGGAGGGACGGGATGCGCTGGTGGTCATGGGGGGTCCGATGGGCGTCTATGACCAGGGTCGCCTTCCGTTCCTGCGCGATGAGATCGGGCTGATCGGCGACGCCGTGCGATCCGGAAAGCCCGTCCTAGGCGTATGCCTGGGGAGCGAGCTACTCGCCGCGGCGCTCGGCGCGAAGGTCGAGCCCGCGCGGAAGGAGATCGGTTGGTATTCGGTGACGCTGACGGACGCGGCGGCCCACGACCCGATCTGGCGCGACGTGGACCAAGAGATCGCGGTGTTCCACTGGCACGGAGATGCGTTCGAGCTTCCTCGCGGCGCCGTTCCCCTCGCATCCTCGGCGCTCACGCCTCACCAGGCGTTTCGGCACGGGCGCGCCTCCTACGGGCTGCTCTTCCACATGGAGATGGACGAGGCCATGGTGCGAGCCATGGTCGAGAGCTTCGGGGAGGAGCTTCGGGAGGCGGGGGCGGACGGTGACCGGATCCTCGCTCAGGCGCCGAGCGCCGTCCGCGAGATGAGGCGGGTTGGGAGCATCGTCTTCGATCGCTGGGTCGATCGGATCGGCGGCGACGATTAG
- a CDS encoding DinB family protein, which yields MNEVKHLAEQHRRALEGGAWHGPALFEVLRGVTAKRAAARPIRTAHSIWEIVLHIEAWDRVVLGRLTGHPIDLSDEENWPDVRDVSPAAWKRAVALMKSTHQKLNRQIAKLKPARLDAGYGPKKKYKMFRLVHGAVHHELYHAGQIAILKKG from the coding sequence ATGAATGAGGTCAAGCATTTGGCCGAACAGCACCGGCGCGCGCTCGAGGGGGGAGCGTGGCACGGGCCCGCACTGTTCGAGGTTCTCAGGGGCGTCACGGCGAAGCGCGCGGCGGCGCGGCCGATTCGGACGGCGCATTCCATCTGGGAGATCGTGCTCCACATCGAGGCGTGGGACCGCGTGGTCCTGGGCCGCTTGACCGGCCATCCGATCGACCTGTCGGACGAGGAGAACTGGCCCGATGTGCGAGACGTGAGCCCCGCCGCCTGGAAGCGGGCCGTCGCGTTGATGAAATCAACCCACCAGAAGCTCAATCGGCAGATCGCGAAGCTCAAGCCCGCTCGGCTCGATGCGGGCTACGGCCCCAAGAAGAAGTACAAGATGTTCCGATTGGTCCACGGAGCCGTGCACCATGAGCTCTACCACGCGGGGCAGATCGCGATCTTGAAGAAAGGCTGA
- a CDS encoding FkbM family methyltransferase: MPTIGQRLSRAYRKLRWGMVRGGPGRTPRILTVQTANGILSFSNMDLHNAKALYIHRAWEIDLITSSMDYLKREGLVGKPGRDILVDVGANLGMICIAMLQRGYFREAIAIEPDPRNFALLTRNIEQNGLGDRIRPFPVAITEEAGEVELELSDVNFGDHRVRATTTGASARMGEERRVAVRVPGRRLDDLLRTEARVDPGTIGLVWVDIQGHEGRLFRGAQETLRQGMPVISEFWPYGIRRSGLERDAYAEIVRSRFARFAIVDAATGRIETRDVAAIPEIFDAHPLPEQNLELILFPRVG; this comes from the coding sequence ATGCCGACGATCGGGCAGCGGCTGAGCCGCGCGTACCGCAAGCTTCGCTGGGGCATGGTGCGCGGCGGCCCCGGCCGTACGCCCCGGATCCTCACCGTCCAGACCGCGAACGGGATCCTCTCGTTCAGCAACATGGACCTCCACAACGCGAAGGCGCTCTACATCCACCGGGCCTGGGAGATCGATCTCATCACGAGCTCGATGGACTACCTGAAGCGCGAAGGGCTCGTGGGGAAGCCGGGCCGGGACATCTTGGTCGACGTGGGGGCGAACCTCGGGATGATCTGCATCGCGATGCTGCAGCGCGGGTACTTCCGGGAGGCGATCGCGATCGAGCCGGATCCGCGCAACTTCGCTTTACTGACGAGGAATATCGAGCAGAACGGCTTGGGCGACCGGATCCGCCCCTTCCCCGTCGCGATCACGGAGGAGGCGGGGGAGGTGGAGCTGGAGCTCTCGGACGTGAACTTCGGGGACCACCGCGTCCGCGCCACGACCACGGGCGCCTCCGCGCGGATGGGCGAGGAACGCCGCGTCGCTGTACGGGTCCCTGGGCGCCGCCTCGACGATCTGCTCCGGACGGAAGCGCGCGTCGATCCCGGAACGATCGGTCTCGTCTGGGTCGACATCCAGGGCCACGAGGGGCGACTGTTCCGGGGCGCCCAAGAAACCCTGCGCCAAGGAATGCCGGTGATCAGCGAGTTCTGGCCCTACGGGATCCGGCGCTCCGGGTTGGAGCGGGACGCCTACGCCGAGATCGTTCGATCCCGGTTCGCGCGGTTCGCGATCGTGGACGCCGCGACCGGGCGAATCGAGACGCGCGACGTCGCCGCGATCCCCGAGATCTTCGACGCGCACCCGCTCCCGGAGCAGAATCTGGAGCTCATCCTCTTCCCGCGCGTCGGGTAG
- a CDS encoding proline dehydrogenase: MPFLRDFISWLSTKPLVTRPIARTGMRLGFARRFIAGETLEEALQTAAGLNAKGMLVIMNQLGENVTERREAEAAYESYHRILRDLADRKIDGNITIKPTQLGIDFSPDLCLELTLRLAADAASFQNFVEIDMEHSAVCGATVDLFEQVRSRHDNVGLAVQAYLRRTEDDIRRLRPLRPKIRLVKGAYLEPAEVAFPEKRQVDENYAKLMRILFTEGFVPAIATHDVAMLGLAKHLARENGRKPGDWEAQMLLGVRRDLQESLAREGYRVRVYVTFGTQWVPYFMRRLAERPANVAFVLRSLVQGK; encoded by the coding sequence ATGCCCTTCCTTCGCGATTTCATCTCCTGGCTCTCCACGAAGCCGCTCGTCACGCGACCGATCGCCCGTACCGGGATGCGCCTGGGCTTCGCGCGCCGCTTCATCGCCGGAGAGACGCTGGAGGAGGCGCTCCAGACCGCCGCGGGTCTGAACGCGAAGGGGATGCTCGTCATCATGAACCAGCTCGGCGAGAACGTGACCGAGCGGCGGGAGGCCGAGGCCGCCTACGAGAGCTACCACCGGATTCTCCGGGACCTGGCGGATCGAAAGATCGACGGGAACATCACGATCAAGCCGACCCAGCTCGGCATCGATTTCTCGCCCGACCTCTGCCTGGAGCTGACGCTCCGGCTGGCCGCCGACGCGGCCTCGTTCCAGAATTTCGTCGAGATCGACATGGAGCATTCGGCAGTCTGCGGCGCCACCGTCGATCTCTTCGAGCAGGTCCGATCGCGCCACGACAACGTCGGCCTCGCCGTGCAGGCGTATCTCCGTCGAACCGAGGACGACATTCGCCGGCTCCGCCCCCTCCGCCCGAAGATCCGGCTGGTCAAGGGGGCGTATCTGGAACCGGCGGAGGTCGCGTTCCCCGAGAAGCGGCAAGTCGACGAGAACTATGCCAAGCTCATGCGGATCCTCTTCACCGAGGGATTCGTCCCCGCGATCGCCACGCACGACGTCGCGATGCTCGGCCTCGCCAAGCACCTCGCGCGCGAGAACGGGCGGAAGCCCGGCGACTGGGAGGCACAGATGCTCCTCGGCGTGCGGCGAGACCTGCAAGAGTCGCTCGCGCGGGAGGGGTACCGGGTCCGCGTCTACGTCACCTTCGGCACGCAGTGGGTGCCCTACTTCATGCGCCGCCTCGCCGAGCGGCCGGCCAACGTCGCCTTCGTGCTCAGGAGCCTCGTCCAAGGGAAGTAG
- the msrA gene encoding peptide-methionine (S)-S-oxide reductase MsrA has protein sequence MEQDGHSRHGCFSSPYTQVVNLRILVLAATIAWGTVGTRGDAATVAQPARTGAPADTATFAGGCFWCMEAAFEALPGVFSVTSGFSGGPEKNPTYNQVSAGLTGHRESIQVLYDPKKITYAKLLDVYWHNIDPTQDDGQFCDRGKQYRSAIFFRGATQRRSAEASKRAIESGKRLKGPIVTPILPFTAFWPAEEYHQDYYKKNPEHYHAYRTGCGRDRRLLEVWGAEAPVHL, from the coding sequence ATGGAGCAGGACGGACACTCTCGACACGGATGCTTCTCCTCCCCGTATACTCAGGTCGTGAACCTTCGAATCCTAGTACTCGCCGCGACGATCGCCTGGGGCACGGTGGGGACGCGCGGCGACGCCGCGACGGTCGCCCAGCCGGCTCGCACGGGCGCGCCCGCCGACACCGCCACCTTCGCGGGCGGCTGTTTCTGGTGCATGGAGGCAGCGTTCGAGGCGCTTCCGGGCGTCTTCTCGGTCACTTCCGGATTTTCCGGCGGACCCGAGAAGAACCCAACCTACAACCAGGTCTCGGCCGGGCTGACCGGCCACCGCGAATCGATCCAGGTCCTCTACGACCCGAAGAAAATCACGTACGCGAAGCTCCTCGACGTCTACTGGCACAACATCGATCCGACGCAGGACGACGGACAGTTCTGCGACCGCGGGAAACAATATCGGTCCGCGATCTTCTTCCGCGGCGCGACCCAGCGCCGGAGCGCCGAGGCATCGAAGCGGGCGATCGAGAGCGGGAAACGCCTGAAGGGGCCGATCGTCACGCCCATTCTCCCTTTCACGGCATTCTGGCCCGCGGAGGAGTACCACCAGGATTACTACAAGAAGAACCCGGAGCACTATCACGCCTACCGGACCGGCTGCGGCCGCGATCGGCGCTTGCTCGAGGTCTGGGGCGCGGAGGCCCCGGTCCATTTGTAG